The following DNA comes from Syntrophobacterales bacterium.
CCCGCCGCTATTAACAAATTCCGGAAACTGGCTGCCAAAAAAATCCCGCAGATTACGGACGAAAAAAGCGCCCAGGCAATCCTCCAGAAATTAAACCTTCAGGAAAAAGGAAAACTTAGGCGTGCAGCTCTTTTGCTTTTCGGGAAAAACCCGAAGAAATTTCACATCACCGCCTATATCAAAATCGGCAAATTTGTCAGCGCCACCGATCTGATCAGCACGGACGATATTGAAGGCAATCTTTTCGATCAGGTGGATAAGTCCATAGAAATTTTAAGGATAAAATATCTGCTTTCCAATATTACGTATGAAGGCATTTACCGCAAAGACAATATGGAATATCCGGAAGAAGCCCTGCGCGAAGCGATCATCAACGCCGTGATTCACCGCAACTATATGGGCGCGCACACTCAACTTCGGATAGATCCCGAAAGTCTCAATCTCTGGAATGAAGGCGGCTTGCCACCCGGCATCGTAGTTACGGATTTAAAGACATGGCACTTGTCCAGACCGCGCAATGAGCTTCTGGCTGACGTCTTTTTCAAGGCGGGCATGATTGAAGCCTGGGGACGGGGCACCGTCAAGATTGTGGATGAATGTAAAAAGGCCGGGCTGCCCGAGCCGGAGTTCCGCGAAGAGTTCGGGGGTTTTTCCGTGCGTTTCCACAAAGCGGCAAAAGCCCAAGAGGCCCAGTCGAAGGCCCAGTCGAAGGCCCAGTCGAAGGCCCAGTCAGAAAGAATACTTTTTATCCTGTCACGCTCGGAGGCATCGGCGAGTGAACTGTTGTTGGAACTTGGGCTTAAATCTAAAACAGGATATTTGAAAAGGGAGATAAAGGAACTGATGGATGAAAATCTAATTGAATACACCATTCCTGACAAACCCATCAGCCGCCTGCAGAAGTATCGTCTTACCGCCAAGGGGCGGAGGATTCTGGTGGTAAGGCAAGACGATAATAAGTGACCGGAACAAATGGAGGATCAATGTCTAAGGTTGAACTGACAGAGGAAGAAAAGGCCGCTATATTGGAGGCGATTAATAAAGGTGTGGAGCCCAGGGCGGACTTGCTGCCCAAGCTTTTTCCAGGGCTTGCCGAAAAGTTTGACGTGCAGGCCCTCGACCGCGCCAAGATTCCCACGCTGGAATATGCAGGCAAGCGCTCGAAAGCGGCCATCTTGGCGGAAGCCCACGCGGGCATCGGCGCCGCGCCTCTGCAAACCGTGCGTTGCTTGGGCGATACAAAAAACGGCGAATGGAAAAACCTGATCGTTCAGGGCGACAACCTGCAATTTTTGAAAACCTGTTACCGCAATGTTGACCCGCTGATTAAAGACAAAGTCAAAGGGAAAGTGAAGCTGATCTATATTGATCCGCCGTTCGCGACGAAGAGTGAGTTCGGAGGCAAAGACGGTGAAAGAAGTTATGCGGATAAGGTTGATACTGCGGAGTTTATAGAAGCACTACGTGAGCGGTTGATATATCAACGCGAGTTATTGGCTGATGACGGGGGTATTTATGTGCATCTAGACTATAGGATGGTATCTCACATAAGAATTATTTTAGATGAGATATTTGGAAGCTTTAAGAATCAGATATCTTGGAAAAGATCTGCAATTGCATCTAATGTCAATAAGCAATATCGCAATAGTCAAGACTTTATTCTCTTTTATTCAAAATCTGAAAATAATTTATTTAAGCCACAATTTGGTAAATACTCGGAATCGTCAAAAGCACATTATAACAAAGTAGATGAAAAAGGTGTTTTTCGAACAGTTCCATTGATGGCGAGTGGAAAAACGAACGAAGGACTCTCGGGGCAACCGTGGCGTGGCATTGACGTGTCTAGCAGAGGTAAAAGTGGGATGCATTGGCTTAAAAGTCATGATGAATTGGAAAGACTTGATGCAGAAGGTATAATATATTGGAATACAAAAGGTATTCCAGAACTTAAGTATTATAGTTCGGAGGCTAAAGGTGTTTATATAAGTGACTTTTGGGAAGATATTACTGTAATAAATTCTATGGCAATCGAATACCAAAATTACATGACTCAAAAACCTGAAGCCTTGCTTGAACGGATTATATTAGGATCCTCAAATCCTGATGATCTTGTTATGGACATCTTTGGCGGTTCCGGTACAACTGCTGCCGTTGCGGAAAAGCTGGGCCGTCGCTGGATTACCTGTGATTTTGGTAAACACTCTATTTATACGATCCAAAAACGCTTACTAAACATTGCTGATTCAAGAAAAATCAACATTCAGACTCAAGAAGACACCGTTGATATAGAACGCTGCAATAAATGCAATAGTGTGATTGCGGAGACCGATGAATATATAAAATGTAAAGATTGCGGTTCAATTTATCACAAGGAAATGAAGGAAAAAATTGAAAAACACGGACTTAAACCCAAACCGTTTTGCGTCGTCTCCGCCGGTGCTTATGATTTTTCGCATGTCATGGACTTGCGAAAGCATAAGGACAAATACATTGATTTCGTCCTGGCCCTGTTTAATCTCACGCGCGATGAGGAAAAAGCAAAAAAATACAAACTGGCCAATATTTATGCGGTTTGGGACAACCACCCGGTAGAAGTCTATCCGGTCTGGGATGATGAATTTTTAAAGCAGGTGAAAATTGACGAGGCGTATCTGCGCGGAATTGTCGCGCAGGCAGGCGGGCGCCTGAAAGGCGAATATATCATCATCGCGCCGGAGAGCTGCGCCAATGTCGGCGATACCAAGCTTAAAAATCAGGAAGGCCGGGATGTTCAGTTTCTCATCAAGCCCTTTCCCTACAAGGTGCTGGAAGACATCTCCCGCAATTTCGTGCTCTGCGAGCAGCCCAACTCGCAGGCCAACGTCAACAACCTCATCACGTCCACCGCCTTTTACTTTAACGATGACGTCAAGATCAAAGCCAAACGCTGCGCCCAAGGCTTTAAACTGTGCAAGTTTGAAACCAAAATTCTGGATAAAGAAGGCAAAAAGTTTCCGGGCTTTACGGGTCTGTCGATGATCCTGGTGGATCTGGATTATGAACAAGGCAAACCCTTCGATATGGACAAAACCATTTTCGCCGGCGACGTTGCCGAAGACGGCAAGATCATCTTTGACGGGCTCACCAAAAGCGTGGGCCTGATCGCTATTGACCGCCACGGCAACGAATCCAAACCCTACAATTTGGAGTAATTTATGCCTTTTCGACGAACGCGCCGGATTCAAACGGTAGAAAAACTCAATCTCTCGGAACATACGCTGGATATCAATCTGCGCAAATGCAGTTACGACAAGTTTCGCTTCTCCGAAATCGAAGACTACGTGCAGGCGATCACCGGCGGGAGAACGTATCAATACGAAGCCATCAAACATACGATGATTTATCTGTGGGGCGGCGGCTATAAAAACGCTGCCGCGCTGGCCAAAGAAAACTTTGCGCAAAAGGAGCATATCCGGGAGCGGTTCGGCTCGCTGGAGATGATGCTGGGGCATCTGCCGCTCGCCGACCGCTTGTCGGGCGTGGTCCACATGGCCACGGGCACCGGCAAGTCCTATGTCATCTTTGCCGTTGCGTACTTGTCCGTTGTGATGGGGCTTGCCAAACGGGTGTTGGTGCTGGGGCCGTCATCCACGATTATCGAGGAAGGCCTGCGGGACAAATTTGCCGATTTTATGCACCGTAAAGAGTGGAATGACCTTCTGCCCGCGGAATACCGGGGCAAGGCAGTAGCCCTTCTGACCAACAACGACGCCATCGAAGACGGCAGCATTACGATTGAAAACATCAATGCTATTTACACCTTGGGCGGCATCCGCGACACGCTTTTCCAGAACACCAAAGAAGTGCTGGTGCTGGGCGATGAAATCCATCACGCCTATTCGCATTTGAATTTCAACATGACACGGCATGAACTGGAGCTGGATCAGGAAGTGGAGGCGGGAGGCGGCCGCGAATCGGAGGAGAGGACCGAGCGCCTCTGGATGCAGTTTCTCAAAAAGAACAAGGAGATCACCAGCCATATCGGCTTTACGGGTACGCCCTACAACAAAGATGACTACTTTGCCGACGTGATTTACGACTACAACATCCGCATTGCCATCAATCAGAAATACATCAAGGACATTGATCCCATCATAGACGTGGAGACGGATCACGGGCCGATGGAATGGACAACGGACAAGCGCTTTGCCGTGGTCTTAAAAAAGCATATCGAAAATGCCGAAAAGTACGCCTACAAAAGAAAAGACCAAAGGCAGGTCAAACCCGTCACGGTTTTCTATTGCCCCAAGCAGGCCAACGCCAAAACCCGCTCGGAAGAGTTCATCCGCTTTCTGGCCAAATGGGAAAAAGAGGAAAATGGCGCAAAAGGCACGGAGGCCCAACTGGATCAACTGGCGCGGGCCAGAGTCATTTGCGTTACCGGCGCTGAATTAAAAAAATCCTATAAAAATGAACTCGACAACATCGAAGAAATCGATCCATCCAACGTCGGCGGTAAAGTTGAATTCATCTTTAGCGTCGGCATGTTGCTGGAAGGCTGGGACGTGGACAACGTCTTTCAGATTGTGCCGATGGAGGAGCGCATTTTTAATTCCAAATTGCTCATCTCGCAAGTCTTGGGGCGCGGCCTGCGCATTCCCCGTAAAGTCAGCTTTATTGATATTCAGATGACCTATCCGGTGCTGACGGTGACCAATCATGAAAAGTTTGCCAACCACATACGCGAATTGCTGGATGCCGTCACTAACTCCGAGATGTATATCACCTCGGAGCCGCTTAAAAAGCTGCCGGATGAAAACTGGCGCGGCCGTCACCACTTTACGGTTTTTAATCTGAATTATCTGGCCGGCGCCAGGCTCGAAAACATCCCGCCGGAAGAAAATCCAACGCTGCCCATGCGCGAGCTGATGCTCACGAAGTACAGCGTTGACGAAAACGTGACCATTGAACGTATCAAAGGCACGGATAAATATGTGTTGCGGAAGAAAACCTTTACGATCGATAGCGTGGTTGACGAGCGTCACCGGCGTTTTAAACTGCGTGAATTTGAGGGCATCCATTTTGATTTTGGCAGCGGCGCGCACGACCGCTGTCCCGAAGAAGATGAAATCCGCGACGTCATACTTGCGGCGATGGAGAAAGCGGGCATTGCGCACAACGGTCTCACGGACGACAACAAAAAGCAGATTGAGCTTTACTTTAATCAGTTCCTGCCGCGCGGTACGAAAAGGCGCGTCTTTGAAAACGTGACGGGCGATCTGACAACGGCCAGCACCATCAACCTGGAAAAAAACTCTCTCCGCATCGGCGAACTGGAACGGGACGCCACGGCGTTCATCAGTGAATCCTCCGATGAAGAGCTGGATGATCGGTCAAAATTGCTAATCAAGTATTTGATGGCCACACGACAACCCAAAGTTCAACCGGACGGCCAGCAGGAATTCAGTTTTATTGATTCCACGGGACTGCTTGCCAAACACGGCGAATATGTCCGCCCGATTCTGGCGAATGACGACCGGCCGCCTTATATCGCAAATCCGTCCGTTTTGAAATCGCCTCAAAGCGCTGTGCTGGTTTCCCATTACCCCGAAAAGGACTTTGTTTTCCGCCTGCTGGAGCATGAACAATATCTGGACGCCTGGATCAAAGCGCCCGACAAGGGCTTTTACACGATTGATTATGAATACTGGCGAGGCGGCAAAGACCGCGTCCGCCACGGGTTCAACCCGGACTTTTTTATTAAGCTCGCTCTGGATGCTTATATTGCGCTTCTGAAAAGAAAAGGCGAAACCGGCCATCTGGAGGCGCTGAGAGATTTGCAGGACAAGGGGTATGAAACGCTGATTCGCGTTGTGGAAATAAAATCCGATGAGGATGATGACGAAGCCACGCCGGCCAAAGCCGAATGGGCGAAAAGGCATTTTGCGTCGCTCAACGAGAAATTGCTGGAGCCGCTGCCGGGCAACTTTTCTGCGGAACACAAAAACGACATCAAGCAATTTTACACCTTCGATCTTCTGAAACCGGCAGGCTATGCTAAATGGTTTGACAATCTGCGAATTGGAAGAATAACATGATAAAATCAATCTATTATTGATGAACTCGTCAAAAGTCAAAATTTATCAAAATTAACTTTGTAACACGCTGTAATTATTAAGCTCAAGTTTTCAAAATTGGCCATTTTTCGACTTTTTACGAGACCATCAATTATTAACCGATGAATTTGGCCGGGGTGCAAAATCTCCGGCAGGGATCAGGGAATCCAAAAGGGTTTTCTGCGAATATGGAGGGCAATTTGGGGGCGCCTGTAGGGAGGAATTGCAGAGATGGAAATGAGTGCGTTTTTCTATAATCTTGTTCACACGGGATACGGCGAAGCGGTCGTTATCGGGAAACAGGCCGGGGAGCGTGTTGCGGCCTGTCGGATTATGTTGCCGCAGCAGGGTCTGAAAGCGGCGGAAATTGCCGAGGCCGAGTTTCCTGGTGCGGTATTCGTGCCGGATGCATGCGGTCAAATATGCAGAAATATTAGCTACTTTTTTCAGGGCAAGGGGGTATTTTTTGACCTTGCCGATATTGATTCCGAGATCGTGCAGGGTTTTGCGAGACGCGTCCTGACAAGGGCGGCGGAGATTCCCCGTGGCCGCGTCATGACCTACGGGGGACTGGCCGCGAGCATTGGCGTTCCTGGCGGGGCGCGGGCCGTTGGCAACGCCCTTGCCGGCAACCCCTTGCCGCTCATTTTCCCCTGCCATCGGGTGATAAGAATGGACAGAACCCTGGGTGGTTTCGGCGGCGGTGTAAAGCTGAAGAGGGCGCTTCTGGAATTGGAAGGGGTTTCTTTTGATCGGTGCGGCAGGGTTAAGCCGGGCCATATTCTGGACAGGGGGCTTTGCTCCCCGGCGTAAACAAGAAAAGGCGCTCCCGCATTATGTGATATTTACAGAGAGGCGCCGCTGGGCAACGAGGATTGCAACAATAGTGCGGGCGGAGAATTTTCAAATTCCCTTGACTTTTCCCGGGTGGAAAGATATTACTCAAAGTCGCGGCGGGTCTGACAGTCGCGTTTTTTTACAAGGAATTCAGAGAAATTAAATGGGGGGGATAGACATGAAAAAGAGTTTACTGCTTGTTCTTGGATTGTTTTTAGTGGGAGGGCTTTTTCTGCCCGTTACATCGCACGCGGCCCAGACGTTGAAGGTGGGCATTGTTGACACCTATACAGGCCCGGCAACAGCTTTTACGCTGGATGTCCTCGACGGGTTTAAACTGGCCGCGGACAAGATCAACGCCAAAGGCGGGGTCCTGGGGAAAAAGATCGAGTACCTGACCAGGGATGACAAGTTCAAGCCTGATATCGGGTTGAACATGGCAAAAGAGCTGGTAATGAAGGAAGAGGTGGATGTGCTGATGGGGACGATCAACAGCGCGACCGCCCTTGCCATTTCCGATTTTGCCAAAGCTGAGAAGGTTCCCTTTTTCGTCACATTTTCCAAAAGCGATAAAATCAATATGCAGAAGGGCCATCGTTACGTCTTCATGATGAGCGAACATAGTGAAATGGCGGGCCGGGCGGCGGCGGAGGCCCTTGCCAAAAAGCCCTACCTGAAATACTGGATTGCCGGCGACGACTACGAGTACGGTCATTCCATCGCCAACGGCGTCTGGAAGCACCTGCAAAAGTTGAACCCGAAGGTCAAGCTGGTTGGCGAGACCTGGTGGAAGGTGGGCGAGGCGGATTTCACACCTTACATCACGCAGATTATCGCCGCGAAGCCGGATTTTGTCATTGTTGCGACGGGCGGCTCCGGAATGGTAAATTTCCAGAAGGCGGCAAAGGCAACCGGATTCAGCAAGAATATGCCGTTTTATCAGCACACGGCCATTGAGACTTCAACCCTTGCGCCCCAGGGAAAGAACGCCCCCGAGGGCGTCTTCGGAACGGCCAATTACCTCTTTTATTATCCGAATACCGCGGAAAACAAGGCTTTCGTGGAGGAGTTCCAGAAGGCGTACAAAAGATATCCCAAGGTCGGCGCCCTGTATGGCTATCTGACGGCCAATTTCATCGCGGAAGGGTTTAAAAAGGCAGGCAAAATTGATAAGGAAAAGTTCATCGACAGCGTGGAAGGCTTGTCGCTTGCCAGCCCCGTGGGGAAGATTGCCATCAGAGCCTGTGATCATCAGTTGGAGCTGCCCATGTATTTCGGCGTGACCAAGCTTGATCCCAAATACGATTTTCTGACCGCGGGCAATATCCAGGTGGTTCCGGCAATTGATTATATGCCGACCTGTGATGAAGTAAAAGCATCGAGAAAATAGATTGAATCATTAAGGGGATATGCCGGTGGACGCTGCCTGGGTGTTGTTTTCGGAGAAGGTTCTCAGCCAGATTCTGGTTGGTTTAAGCAGGACTACGATACTTTTCATCGTCGCTTCGGGGATGTCCCTGATTCTGGGGGTGCTGAGGATTCCGAATGTGGCCCACGGCTCCCTTTATATGATCGGCGCCTTTATGGCCTACAGCGTCTCCCGTCTTTTCGGGGGAGGTTCGCAGGGGTTCTGGATGGCTTTGCTTTTGGCCCCTCTCGGCGTGGCCGTATTGAGTTTTATTGCCGAGAGGGCGCTTTTTCAGCACCTCTATAAACGCGAACACCTGATGTTGCTCTTGCTTACCTTTGCGCTGAGCCTGATTTTCGGCGATCTGACCAAACTTGTCTGGGGGGCCGAGTACAAATCGGTGCCGGTGCCCCAAATTTTTCAGGGTTTTGTAACGATTATTGCCGGGTTTCCGCTTCCCCTTTACAACCTGTTTTTACTGGCTGTCGGCCCTGTTGTGGCTGTTTCGCTCTGGCTTTTTGTGAACAAGACAAAGATCGGCAAGATATCGCGGGCAGCGGCGGTGGACCGGGAGATGGTGAGCGCGGTGGGGATAAACGTGAGTCTGGTCTTTGCCGTTGTCTTTGTTGTCGGCTGCTTCCTTGCAGGGTTGGGCGGGGTGCTGGTCGCCCCGACGGTGAGCGTTACCCTCGGGATGGATCATACCCTCATCATGGAGGCATTTTTGATTGTCATTATGGGGGGGCTGGGAAACATCTGGGGCGCGCTGATCGGGGCGCTGATTTTTGGACTTTCCCAGTCGCTGGGGATTCTGATCTGGCCCCAATTCGGGATCATCTTTCCGTATCTTGCCGTTGTCATAGTTCTGATGATAAAGCCCACCGGGCTTTTAAAATCGACGTGGTAACTGCGCAAGCGGAACAGGCAGAGGGACTGAAGCCGGGTCACTTCCGCCTTCAGTCTAAAAAGATTTATAAATATAGGTACCTGCGATATGGATAAAGGCCTTTCGGGAAGGGCTTGGGGAGTGGGGATCGCCGCCGTTGCTATCCTTTTTATTCTGCCCGCTTTTCTTCCCAGATTTTATATCTATTTGATCTCGCTCATATTTGTTTATGGGCTTTTAGCCACCAGTCTGAACGTTGTTTTGGGATACGGCGGCGTTTTCCAATTTCATCATTGCGTCT
Coding sequences within:
- a CDS encoding putative DNA binding domain-containing protein gives rise to the protein MRKVENQNKEFKQAWNGNCLKTICAFANTEGGKLYIGIDDEGKPVDIKDAAKSLDDIPNQTKDILGITPDVKLKKKDGKNIIEVTVAPSSAPISYHGRFYTRSGSSSIEIKGHELVELLMQKSGRSWDGFIEEGATLKDIDPAAINKFRKLAAKKIPQITDEKSAQAILQKLNLQEKGKLRRAALLLFGKNPKKFHITAYIKIGKFVSATDLISTDDIEGNLFDQVDKSIEILRIKYLLSNITYEGIYRKDNMEYPEEALREAIINAVIHRNYMGAHTQLRIDPESLNLWNEGGLPPGIVVTDLKTWHLSRPRNELLADVFFKAGMIEAWGRGTVKIVDECKKAGLPEPEFREEFGGFSVRFHKAAKAQEAQSKAQSKAQSKAQSERILFILSRSEASASELLLELGLKSKTGYLKREIKELMDENLIEYTIPDKPISRLQKYRLTAKGRRILVVRQDDNK
- a CDS encoding DEAD/DEAH box helicase family protein, with the translated sequence MPFRRTRRIQTVEKLNLSEHTLDINLRKCSYDKFRFSEIEDYVQAITGGRTYQYEAIKHTMIYLWGGGYKNAAALAKENFAQKEHIRERFGSLEMMLGHLPLADRLSGVVHMATGTGKSYVIFAVAYLSVVMGLAKRVLVLGPSSTIIEEGLRDKFADFMHRKEWNDLLPAEYRGKAVALLTNNDAIEDGSITIENINAIYTLGGIRDTLFQNTKEVLVLGDEIHHAYSHLNFNMTRHELELDQEVEAGGGRESEERTERLWMQFLKKNKEITSHIGFTGTPYNKDDYFADVIYDYNIRIAINQKYIKDIDPIIDVETDHGPMEWTTDKRFAVVLKKHIENAEKYAYKRKDQRQVKPVTVFYCPKQANAKTRSEEFIRFLAKWEKEENGAKGTEAQLDQLARARVICVTGAELKKSYKNELDNIEEIDPSNVGGKVEFIFSVGMLLEGWDVDNVFQIVPMEERIFNSKLLISQVLGRGLRIPRKVSFIDIQMTYPVLTVTNHEKFANHIRELLDAVTNSEMYITSEPLKKLPDENWRGRHHFTVFNLNYLAGARLENIPPEENPTLPMRELMLTKYSVDENVTIERIKGTDKYVLRKKTFTIDSVVDERHRRFKLREFEGIHFDFGSGAHDRCPEEDEIRDVILAAMEKAGIAHNGLTDDNKKQIELYFNQFLPRGTKRRVFENVTGDLTTASTINLEKNSLRIGELERDATAFISESSDEELDDRSKLLIKYLMATRQPKVQPDGQQEFSFIDSTGLLAKHGEYVRPILANDDRPPYIANPSVLKSPQSAVLVSHYPEKDFVFRLLEHEQYLDAWIKAPDKGFYTIDYEYWRGGKDRVRHGFNPDFFIKLALDAYIALLKRKGETGHLEALRDLQDKGYETLIRVVEIKSDEDDDEATPAKAEWAKRHFASLNEKLLEPLPGNFSAEHKNDIKQFYTFDLLKPAGYAKWFDNLRIGRIT
- a CDS encoding MGMT family protein yields the protein MEMSAFFYNLVHTGYGEAVVIGKQAGERVAACRIMLPQQGLKAAEIAEAEFPGAVFVPDACGQICRNISYFFQGKGVFFDLADIDSEIVQGFARRVLTRAAEIPRGRVMTYGGLAASIGVPGGARAVGNALAGNPLPLIFPCHRVIRMDRTLGGFGGGVKLKRALLELEGVSFDRCGRVKPGHILDRGLCSPA
- a CDS encoding ABC transporter substrate-binding protein — translated: MKKSLLLVLGLFLVGGLFLPVTSHAAQTLKVGIVDTYTGPATAFTLDVLDGFKLAADKINAKGGVLGKKIEYLTRDDKFKPDIGLNMAKELVMKEEVDVLMGTINSATALAISDFAKAEKVPFFVTFSKSDKINMQKGHRYVFMMSEHSEMAGRAAAEALAKKPYLKYWIAGDDYEYGHSIANGVWKHLQKLNPKVKLVGETWWKVGEADFTPYITQIIAAKPDFVIVATGGSGMVNFQKAAKATGFSKNMPFYQHTAIETSTLAPQGKNAPEGVFGTANYLFYYPNTAENKAFVEEFQKAYKRYPKVGALYGYLTANFIAEGFKKAGKIDKEKFIDSVEGLSLASPVGKIAIRACDHQLELPMYFGVTKLDPKYDFLTAGNIQVVPAIDYMPTCDEVKASRK
- a CDS encoding branched-chain amino acid ABC transporter permease; the encoded protein is MPVDAAWVLFSEKVLSQILVGLSRTTILFIVASGMSLILGVLRIPNVAHGSLYMIGAFMAYSVSRLFGGGSQGFWMALLLAPLGVAVLSFIAERALFQHLYKREHLMLLLLTFALSLIFGDLTKLVWGAEYKSVPVPQIFQGFVTIIAGFPLPLYNLFLLAVGPVVAVSLWLFVNKTKIGKISRAAAVDREMVSAVGINVSLVFAVVFVVGCFLAGLGGVLVAPTVSVTLGMDHTLIMEAFLIVIMGGLGNIWGALIGALIFGLSQSLGILIWPQFGIIFPYLAVVIVLMIKPTGLLKSTW